In the genome of Taeniopygia guttata chromosome 26, bTaeGut7.mat, whole genome shotgun sequence, one region contains:
- the FMOD gene encoding fibromodulin, whose protein sequence is MPWATTLILILAGLCGSSLGQYNEEEDLAWLQYYLRQSRVSSYNYVPYYEEESPAYAYSYPSATDTEPEPEPEPQQAAPWRCPQECDCPPNFSSAMYCDTRNLRYLPFVPSRMKYVYFQNNLITSVQEGAFDNATELEWLALHNNQIGSEKMGKRVFGKLQRLERLYMNNNNLTRLPGPLPRSLRELHLSYNHISKVPSNALEGLENLTALYLSHNFIFEMGASLKGLKSLILADLSYNNLRKVPDGLPASLEQLYLEYNYINAIPDDYFQVSPRLLYVRMSHNSLTNQGLSSNTFNSSSILELDLSYNRLQKIPRVNTNLENLYLQGNQINEFSISSFCSVVDVMNYSRLQVLRLDGNAIKRNAVPPDAPLCLRRATVIEI, encoded by the exons ATGCCTTGGGCCACCACCCTCATCCTCATCCTGGCCGGGCTCTGCGGCTCCTCCCTGGGCCAGTACAACGAGGAGGAGGACCTGGCGTGGCTCCAGTACTACCTGCGGCAGTCCCGCGTCTCCTCCTACAACTACGTGCCCTACTACGAGGAGGAGAGCCCCGCCTACGCCTACTCCTACCCCTCGGCCACCGACACCGAGCCCGAGCCCGAGCCGGAGCCGCAGCAAGCCGCGCCCTGGCGGTGTCCCCAAGAGTGTGACTGTCCCCCCAACTTCTCCTCGGCCATGTACTGCGACACCCGCAACCTGCGGTACCTGCCCTTCGTGCCGTCGCGCATGAAGTACGTTTATTTCCAGAACAATCTGATCACCTCCGTCCAGGAGGGCGCCTTCGACAACGCCACGGAGCTGGAGTGGCTGGCGCTGCACAACAACCAGATCGGCAGCGAAAAGATGGGGAAAAGGGTTTTTGGGAAGTTGCAGCGCCTGGAGAGGCTCTACATGAACAACAACAACCTGACCAGGCTGCCCGGCCCGCTGCCGCGCTCGCTGCGAGAGCTCCACCTCTCCTACAACCACATCTCCAAGGTGCCTTCCAATgctctggaggggctggagaacCTCACGGCGCTCTACCTCAGCCACAACTTCATCTTCGAGATGGGCGCGTCCCTCAAGGGGCTCAAGTCGTTGATCCTGGCCGACCTGAGCTACAACAACCTCAGGAAGGTCCCCGACGGGCTGCCGGcctccctggagcagctctaCCTGGAGTACAACTACATCAACGCCATCCCCGACGATTATttccaggtgtcccccaggctGCTCTACGTGAGGATGTCCCACAACAGCCTGACCAACCAAGGGCTGTCCAGCAACACcttcaacagcagcagcatcctggagCTGGACCTCTCCTACAACCGGCTGCAGAAGATCCCGCGGGTCAACACCAACCTGGAGAACCTCTACCTGCAGGGGAACCAGATCAAcg aGTTCTCCATCAGCAGTTTCTGCTCCGTGGTGGACGTCATGAACTACTCGCGGCTCCAGGTGCTGCGGCTGGACGGCAACGCGATCAAGCGGAACGCGGTGCCCCCGGACGCGCCGCTGTGCCTGCGCCGGGCCACCGTCATCGAGATCTGA
- the PRELP gene encoding prolargin, whose product MKAALAFLLPVALALVPTAGGQRRKPPRRPTRPPAPFEEPVEPTELPPPLPPGPPSIFPDCPRECYCPPDFPSALYCDSRNLRTVPVIPPRIHYLYLQNNFIADLPEESFRNATGLKWVNLDNNRIRKVDRKVLEKLENLIFLYMERNQLKEVPAFLPPNLEQLRLSRNQISKIPAGVFNKLENLVLLDLHHNKLSDGVFNKNTFKGLKNLMQLNLAHNILRKMPPGVPSAIHQLFLDRNNIEDIPSDYFKEFPNLAFIRLNYNQISDKGLPKNSFNLTNLLVLHLAHNKLTNVPFISPKLEHLYLNNNSIEKINGTQICPTSLVSIQDFSPSDLDSVPRLRYLRLDGNLLKPPIPLDLMLCFRLLQSVVF is encoded by the exons ATGAAGGCGGCCCTGGCGTTCCTTCTCCCCGTGGCGCTCGCGCTGGTGCCGACGgccggcgggcagcggcggAAACCTCCCCGCAGACCCACGCGGCCGCCCGCGCCCTTCGAGGAGCCGGTGGAACCCAcggagctgccccctcccctccctccggGCCCTCCATCCATCTTCCCCGACTGCCCGCGGGAGTGCTACTGCCCGCCGGACTTCCCGTCGGCGCTGTACTGCGACAGCCGCAACCTGCGCACGGTGCCGGTGATCCCGCCGCGCATCCACTACCTGTACCTGCAGAACAACTTCATCGCCGACCTGCCCGAGGAGTCCTTCCGCAACGCCACCGGCCTCAAGTGGGTCAACCTGGACAACAACCGCATCCGCAAGGTGGACAGGAAGGTGCTGGAGAAGCTGGAGAACCTCATCTTCCTCTACATGGAGAGGAACCAGCTGAAGGAGGTGCCCGCTTTCCTGCCGCCCAacctggagcagctgcggcTCAGCAGGAATCAGATCTCCAAGATCCCCGCCGGTGTCTTCAACAAGCTGGAGAACCTGGTGCTGCTGGACCTGCACCACAACAAGCTGAGCGACGGCGTCTTCAACAAGAACACCTTCAAGGGGCTCAAGAACCTGATGCAGCTCAACCTGGCCCACAACATCCTGAGGAAGATGCCTCCTGGAGTGCCCAGTGCCATTCATCAGCTCTTCCTGGACAGGAACAACATTGAGGACATCCCCAGCGATTATTTCAAGGAGTTTCCCAACCTGGCTTTCATCCGGCTCAACTACAACCAGATCTCGGATAAGGGGCTGCCCAAAAATTCCTTCAACCTCACCAacctgctggtgctgcacctggCCCACAACAAGCTCACCAACGTGCCCTTCATCAGCCCCAAGCTGGAGCACCTCTACCTGAACAACAACTCCATCGAGA AAATCAACGGCACGCAGATCTGCCCCACCTCGCTGGTGTCCATCCAGGATTTCTCGCCCTCCGACCTGGACAGCGTCCCGCGGCTCCGCTACCTGCGGCTGGACGGGAACCTGCTGAAGCCGCCCATCCCTCTGGACCTGATGCTGTGTTTCCGCCTGCTGCAGTCCGTGGTCTTTTAG